Sequence from the Fulvivirga ligni genome:
CTACCAATCGAAACTTATTTTTAGCGATGTTAAAGATTGCCCTATTATTATCGATAATCCTACTTTTATTAAATAGCTCGGTAATGTCATTAGGCTTCTCTATTTGAGCCGATTTCATTGATTTAATCCATAAAACTAGTCCTGTCTTGCTAGTTGGGTTCTTTTTGTGAAAATTGTGAAGAGTACCTACAGAGATTATTCTCATGTTGCTTAAATTTTGTTAAATAAATAAATTCTCTGCTTTCCATAATCTTACTGGTTTAAAGTCATTATATTATAACTGGATTATACTCAGTTATGCGCCATTATAAAGTTACAAAAAGTTTCCAATATGGAAACTAATTAATTGAAATATTTATCTCTCTCTTTCTACGAAAATGATCGCCATAATATTTTTTCAGTTTTTGCTTGCCCTTATATAGCTGCTGAGCCACTGAAGCTTTTGAAATATTGAGTTCCTCTGCTATTTCAATGGATTTCTTGTTTTCAAGAATAAACTTTTTAATCACCTGGAGAGTAATAGAAGGCTTCACCTTTTGAGGACCTTGACTTAGAAGCCTGTGAAGTGTAGCAGTAGAGATTTTATGGTGATTGCAGAATTCTCGAGTGCTCAAGCCACCTGATTTGTACTCTTTTAATAGCCATACTTGTTTTTCATAAGCCAGGACAGAACCTTTTCTACCATTAGGAGGAAATATTGAATGGAGAATAGATTCGAGATGATCATTATATTTCTCTTCCATGGAAACAGAAGCATATTCGGCTGGCTCAGAAATAGTATCAAAGGAATCAGAGGAAAAGGCTGGATTTTCTATATACTCATGATATAGATACGATCTATTTTTAGCTCGGATATGAGCGGCCTTTGATTGCAATATAAAATATGTAGTTCTTTTACCTTTTAGCAAGTTGAAATACTTGTCTGGCTTGGATAAGATCTCATAAGAATAGTCCTGGAGTAAGTCATTTTGTAAATCACCATCAGTAAAAAATTTTGTAATTATTTTCTTTGCGTAGGACAGTGATTCATTAAATCGAGATTGAAATACTTTTTGATCGAACTGGCTCATGATTACAAATTTTTAGATTCAAGAAAACCATGATTTGCAATGCAACCGAACTAGAGTATATATTAAATATTAATAGCAGTTTCGAAAACCTCTAATCATTAGAGCTACACTGAATTCTATTAATAATAAGGTTGGATAGCTAGAAATTCAAAAGGCGCAATAACCTTATACTTTGGAATAAATAAACTACTTATTGACACATGAAATAAAAAAATTATCTCATATATATGAGATAAGAATAGAAAACTTCTTGCTCAACCCACAGATTTTATAGTTAACTATTATAGACTATTTATATCTTGCCTTGTGGTTTTACCTGTGGTGCTGTTAAATGTGATAATTCCACTTTGTGGTTGAGTAATGATGTCCAAGGTTTTATGCTCTTCAAGACCTTTGGTCACAAAAACAGAAAAAAGCATAATATTTTGGCCACTATAATATTTTTGTAAATCAAGAAAACAAGCATAGCTAGTTCTACCTAAGGTCACTACATCATCTACTAGTATAATATTATTGGTATGGATAATCTCTGGTGAGATTTGTAAAGAAGCCCGATGTTCATGAACTTCAGATCTATCTTTTGCTGAGGATCGTGAAGAAGATGCAGAAATACGCTTAGTTCTTTGAATAATTTCAATAGAGGTATTAGCAAGATTGTTTTTGACTAATTCATCCGCAATAATTTTTGCTGGCCATATTCCTCCATTCAATAATGGAGTGCTTCTTGGAATTGGGATTAAAGTGGTATTGGGCCCTAAAAAACCTTCGAAAAAAGATAAGTTTTTGTTTATTGCGCCTATCACAGAATTTATGGTTGATTGCCTTCCAGCTTTAAGTGCTGCGCAAATTTGACGGGATTGTTCTCCCTTCTCGCCAGTATTTTTGGATAGGTAATTTGCTATTCCAGCGTAGTTTAATGAATTTGTTCCATCTCCAGCACACACTATTCTAACACCGCTTCTTTATTCGAAATGAGATAAGGAACTTCTTCTAATAGTTCCTGATAATTACCTCTAGTTAACTTTTGAGCTCCATATTCAAGCATTTCATTTGGCCAAGATAAATTATTCTCAGTGAAAAGATTCTCAAGTAAAAACAGCTTACGACCTAACCTAAGTGCTTCCCAACCTTGGTGCCTAGTACCACTCTGCTCACTAGCTTCGATAATGATAGTTGCATCACTAATCAAAGCCATAGTGCGATTGCGTAAAATAAAATTCTTGGGTTGGGTAGGGTGTCCTTCAGAAAACTGAGAAATACAAAGGTGATGGTTCATTATCTCCAGCTGAAGGTTCTGATTATTTTTAGGATAAAATTGTTCTAATGAAGTACCTATAACTGCAATAGTCTTTCCACCATTATTAATGGCTGTGGTATGCGCAATTGTATCGACCCCTTGGGCAAGACCACTAACTACGGTGAAATTATGGTTAGTGAGGTATTTGGTTATTATTTCAGCTCTTTTCAATCCTTTATGAGATATTTTCCGAGAACCAACAACAGAAACCTTGCGCTGGGATTTCAATAGATCTAAATCCCCAGAGTAATAGAGCTTATTAGGCGCATTTTTTAATTCATTAGAACTAAAATCACTTAAATACTCATTTGTTAGAACAGATTTCATCGTAATTAAGATAGTAAATTATTTACTTTTGCAACAATTAATTGTGGCTTATCAGCTATAAGTCTTCAAAGTACCATTGATAAGAATAAACACCTAAATTAGTGAACGTGTATAATGTTTCACTTCACATGCTAGTTGAGTCATTTATCTGAAATACTCAAATTATACTTGGACAGATTTTGAAGAAAAGTCTCTAATTGTTCAATGGCTTCTAATACATCCGCATTACGATAATTAAATTTTGAATCCTTCAATAATTTCCCATCTCTTCGGGTTAAGAATGCCTGGAAAATTTTATATTCCGTATCTGTACATCTTTCTTTTAAAGTGATGAAGCCTTTAGTATTAGCATCATGACTATAATTGTCCATTCTCAGCCATTGTTGCTCTTCACTAAATTCCAGTCTATAATGTTCCATTTATATTAATTTTTTTTGCTTTCCTCATAATATACGAGCATATAAGCTATATTATTTTTCGAGGTGAATTTAATTATTTAATAATGAAAATGACTGGCAGTGTTTTTTAATTATTTGTGTCATCATTATTACTTTCTTCTTCCACAAATCGGTATTTCACAAAACGCAATATTATGGTAAAAACAACTATGATCTTGTCAAAGTCGTAATCATGAATGTCCAATAAACCATGAGCAACCTTATTTCTTAAATTTTGTCCTACTTTTTCGCTCAACACAAACTTGATAAATAGTCTGTCGTCCTCACTGAATCCAGTAGGACTTTCTGGTTCATCTTTTATATCGGCCAAGATATCATCTATGTTTTTTTCCATTACTATTCCTTTATCCTTTGGTTTAAAGGTAGGAATACCTAGATGCTCACACATGTATCGTAATAAGGCTTCAACCTTAAGTGTCAAAGAGTCATTTAAGACAACTGCATTGAATTCGTAGTCTTTATCTTTTGACCAAGCTTCTAGTTCATTAAAAAGTAGGCGAATTGGAGGAATCAATATTTCAACTGGCTTTATATTGCGTAAAATTCCATTATAGTTTCTTGAAATCGGTGCACTTAGCCAAGAATTTGATAAGAATTCAATTGTAGCGTCAAAATTAATTTTATCATTCTTGTAAGCTTGAATGAAATAATATGTTAGCCATTGTACACCTATTTGATAGTGAAAACCATAGGTTTGCCAAAACGAAAAGAGCTTTCTTTCTTCTTCAGTAGTATATTTTGCAATTGTATTTCCAAATTTGTCCACAACAGAATTTCCGAAAAATCTTAAGGAACCGTTCTGCGAAAATGATTCTTCTGAACTTTTTTCAATTACTTCGAGGCTTGAAAACATTTGTGAAATAGATAAGGTCTGTAATATTTCCTGAGGACTTTTTGCTTCAATTTCTTTATTAATATTTTCAGCAACAGCCTTTACATGATCTTGATCTAGCTCTTGTTGAACAGTTCCAAAATTACCCGTTCCTCTTATTTCTTGATACCACTTTGCTAAGCGCTCTATATTTTCTTCATCTTTCAATTCCCTATAAAGGCGTAGTGCGTCTTCAACAAATCCTATCGCAGCCAATTGTCTAGGCGTACCTTCAGCCTCCTTCGCTAATTGCTCATACAATTCGGCTTTTCTTTTTTTATAGTTGAAATACTCTAATCCCGCTTTTTGATCCAAAACACTTGAGGAATTAAGGATGTAAATAGCTCCCCACTTGTATTTCTTTGCTTGTGTTTCAACCCCCACTAAATTTTGTTTTAGAATATTTTCCGGTATGATCTCATTTTTGACATATTTATAATTGTCAACAAACAATTGTGTTACATCTAGTAAAATTCGGAGGGCGTCATCTCTATCTAAATCCCATCCATTGTGTAGCTCTATCAACCATGAAGCAATATTGTTTTTTAAATCGTGAAACTTTGATCGAATTCCAATTTGGAGAGCCGCTTTGATAGCTTGGTAAAGATGAATAATGTAGCGTTTATTCTTTTCTGAAGATAATGTTTTATCCTTATATGATTTAGCAAGTTCAAATAAGTCACCACCAAGCTGTTTTTTGAAATCATTATGACGTGAGAAAACAGTTGAATTTTGAAAATATAGGATTAAACCAAAGTGTGTTTTGGCGTAAAGATTTTTAGTGCTTTTATATCTTTCTTCAATATATTTGAAGTCGTTTTCAGTAAACTGGGTTATATCTGGCCAAACAATAGGAACTTTTTCTCCTTCCTCATTTTTTACTCTTCCACTCATTTGCCCAGTCACACCTTTAACTTTTCCAGTTTCAGAATCTTGGTCAAAGGACACCCTCAAAGCAAAGCACTGTCGTTCTAATTCAGACTTTTTTAAAATTTCAGTTAACCCTTCTTTATTAAGTATTTCATTTACTCTTTGTAACTCTTTAATAATATCATGTTGATTGGTAACATCAAGCGGAACAGAATCTAACTTATTATGAAATTCTTCTAAAGCATTCATTTTTGTCGTATTATAGGTCAATCTCACTAATTTAAAATTAAAAATGTATAAGGGCAGTGGGTAGGGCTTTGAAAGTCTGAGCCGAATAGCGAAGTCAGTCTATACGTAAGCAGTGGTAAACATACATGGCGAGCATGTCGGCGACGGAATAATAACCTTCAGCCTTCTGAGATGAATCAATATTATCATTTTCATAGATCACCCAAAACATTATCTTTCTTATATAACTTTTGAAGTTGTTTCACCTCAGTTAAGCTTAAAAGAGTTCATTGAGTATTTTCTCCTTAT
This genomic interval carries:
- a CDS encoding type II toxin-antitoxin system HigB family toxin, which codes for MRIISVGTLHNFHKKNPTSKTGLVLWIKSMKSAQIEKPNDITELFNKSRIIDNNRAIFNIAKNKFRLVVAFNFSTSIVYIRFIGTHADYNNINPETI
- a CDS encoding DNA-processing protein DprA: MKSVLTNEYLSDFSSNELKNAPNKLYYSGDLDLLKSQRKVSVVGSRKISHKGLKRAEIITKYLTNHNFTVVSGLAQGVDTIAHTTAINNGGKTIAVIGTSLEQFYPKNNQNLQLEIMNHHLCISQFSEGHPTQPKNFILRNRTMALISDATIIIEASEQSGTRHQGWEALRLGRKLFLLENLFTENNLSWPNEMLEYGAQKLTRGNYQELLEEVPYLISNKEAVLE
- a CDS encoding DUF4209 domain-containing protein encodes the protein MNALEEFHNKLDSVPLDVTNQHDIIKELQRVNEILNKEGLTEILKKSELERQCFALRVSFDQDSETGKVKGVTGQMSGRVKNEEGEKVPIVWPDITQFTENDFKYIEERYKSTKNLYAKTHFGLILYFQNSTVFSRHNDFKKQLGGDLFELAKSYKDKTLSSEKNKRYIIHLYQAIKAALQIGIRSKFHDLKNNIASWLIELHNGWDLDRDDALRILLDVTQLFVDNYKYVKNEIIPENILKQNLVGVETQAKKYKWGAIYILNSSSVLDQKAGLEYFNYKKRKAELYEQLAKEAEGTPRQLAAIGFVEDALRLYRELKDEENIERLAKWYQEIRGTGNFGTVQQELDQDHVKAVAENINKEIEAKSPQEILQTLSISQMFSSLEVIEKSSEESFSQNGSLRFFGNSVVDKFGNTIAKYTTEEERKLFSFWQTYGFHYQIGVQWLTYYFIQAYKNDKINFDATIEFLSNSWLSAPISRNYNGILRNIKPVEILIPPIRLLFNELEAWSKDKDYEFNAVVLNDSLTLKVEALLRYMCEHLGIPTFKPKDKGIVMEKNIDDILADIKDEPESPTGFSEDDRLFIKFVLSEKVGQNLRNKVAHGLLDIHDYDFDKIIVVFTIILRFVKYRFVEEESNNDDTNN